One genomic window of Mercenaria mercenaria strain notata chromosome 2, MADL_Memer_1, whole genome shotgun sequence includes the following:
- the LOC128546135 gene encoding uncharacterized protein LOC128546135 isoform X2 encodes MHAPRSRGVIVIAACTYMSFSSVGMASALGVVYVELISAFQCLRSEAALVQGLYMGITLGGGLFCRKVITKYDTGACVMAASIAAAIAMAFGSMAGDISTVIALVGVVTALFASVDILTSSIVINWTFVNNSKFALGILTLGSAIGQTAMPYIVDALVEAYSWSGCLLILSALAYLNSIPCGLIIHFSKRYFHTGGKADTKGDSTSVASFFTDSAFMVYMVSSFIFITFGPVELWFVVDVAVLKGFGVQSGATLLSLNGIFGFSGRIMSVIFLKFYPNTRPEIHMCYGFIIWAVAHLGVIASPVYWGMFLSMTLRGLSASVVIVFIPSLQLELRGSENFPTTVAISYMIMGIGDIVGGYLGGYSVDVTGSYNLIFYIAAVGTVYCGISMLIIYVIFKRRKRHSGQYQNLP; translated from the exons ATGCACGCGCCAAGATCACGTGGTGTAATAGTAATAGCGGCTTGCACGTATATGAGCTTCTCGAGTGTTGGAATGGCTTCTGCTCTCGGGGTTGTTTATGTGGAGCTGATATCGGCATTCCAGTGTCTACGATCAGAAGCAGCACTTGTTCAGGGCTTGTACATGGGCATTACATTAG GTGGTGGACTTTTCTGCAGAAAGGTCATCACAAAGTATGACACTGGCGCATGCGTAATGGCAGCTTCCATCGCCGCTGCCATTGCAATGGCTTTTGGGAGTATGGCAGGTGACATTAGCACAGTTATTGCCCTTGTAGGAGTTGTCACGGCTTTATTTGCAAGTGTTGATATCCTCACTTCGTCAATAGTTATCAACTGGACATTTGTTAACAACAGTAAATTTGCCCTCGGTATTTTGACATTGGGCTCTGCCATTGGACAGACTGCTATGCCATACATTGTTGATGCTTTAGTCGAAGCATATTCATGGAGTGGATGTTTGCTAATTTTGAGTGCTCTTGCGTATCTAAACAGCATTCCATGTggattaattattcatttttccaAAAGATATTTTCATACAGGAGGGAAAGCCGACACTAAAGGCGATAGCACGTCTGTTGCGAGCTTTTTCACTGACAGTGCTTTCATGGTCTACATGGTGtcatcatttatatttataacatttgGTCCGGTTGAACTATGGTTCGTTGTGGACGTCGCTGTTCTTAAAGGCTTTGGGGTTCAGTCGGGCGCAACTTTGCTCTCTCTTAACGGAATATTTGGATTTTCCGGCAGAATTAtgtctgtcatatttttgaaattttatccaaATACTCGACCGGAAATACACATGTGTTACGGGTTTATCATTTGGGCTGTTGCCCACCTCGGTGTAATTGCCTCGCCAGTTTACTGGGGAATGTTCTTGTCGATGACACTCCGAGGCTTATCAGCCAGTGTAGTTATAGTATTTATACCATCTTTGCAACTGGAGCTTCGAGGGTCAGAAAACTTTCCAACGACAGTTGctatatcatatatgataatgGGTATAGGGGATATAGTAGGTGGATATCTGGGCGGGTACAGCGTTGATGTAACAGGGTCGTATAATCTAATATTCTACATAGCTGCCGTGGGTACTGTATACTGCGGAATCAGTATGCTTATTATTTATGTGATCTTCAAAAGGAGAAAACGTCATTCCGGCCAGTATCAAAATCTACCATGA
- the LOC128545991 gene encoding monocarboxylate transporter 3-like, producing the protein MPLVVEDNSDIEVSFTYASYERETEASFLLSGNKSRKVLSNSTLSSESVDGDTQNGGKIHAPRSRGVIVMAACMYMSLSSFGMASALGVVYVELISAFQCLRSEAALVQGLYMGITLGGGLLFRNIVTKYDTGACVMAAAAFAAVAMACGSLASDIGTVIALVGVVTALFASVNILVSSIVINWTFVNNRKFALGILTLGSTIGQTAMPYIADALIEAYSWSGCLLILSALAYLNSIPCGIIIHFSKRYFQTGRETKTKGDTTSVASFLTDSAFMVYMVSSFIFVTFGPVELWFVVDVAVLKGFGVQSGATLLSLNGIFGFAGRIMYAVFLKFYSNTRPEIHMCYGFILWAVAHIGVIASPVYWGMFLSMILRGLSASIVIVFLPSLQLELRGSESFPTTVAVTNVIMGTGDIIGGYLGGYSVDVTGSYNLIFYIAAVGTVYCGISMLIIYVIFKKRKHHSGQYQKLP; encoded by the exons ATGCCTTTAGTTGTTGAAGATAATAGTGACATTGAAGTGTCTTTTACATATGCCAGCTACGAACGGGAAACCGAAGCTTCTTTTCTTCTGTCAGGGAATAAATCGAGGAAAGTTTTGTCAAATTCGACGCTTTCAAGCGAAAGTGTTGATGGAGATACCCAAAATGGAGGGAAGATACACGCGCCAAGATCACGTGGGGTAATAGTAATGGCGGCTTGCATGTATATGAGTTTGTCGAGTTTTGGAATGGCTTCTGCTCTCGGGGTTGTTTATGTGGAGCTGATATCGGCATTCCAGTGTCTACGATCAGAGGCGGCACTTGTTCAAGGATTGTACATGGGCATTACATTAG GCGGTGGACTTCTCTTCAGAAATATCGTAACAAAGTACGACACTGGCGCATGCGTAATGGCAGCTGCTGCCTTTGCTGCTGTTGCAATGGCTTGTGGGAGTCTGGCAAGTGATATTGGCACAGTTATTGCCCTTGTAGGAGTTGTCACGGCTTTATTTGCAAGTGTTAATATCCTCGTTTCATCAATAGTTATCAACTGGACGTTTGTTAATAACAGAAAATTTGCTCTTGGTATTCTGACATTGGGTTCTACAATTGGACAGACTGCAATGCCATACATTGCTGACGCTTTAATCGAAGCATATTCATGGAGTGGATGTTTGCTAATTTTGAGTGCCCTAGCGTATCTAAACAGCATTCCATGTggaataattattcatttttccaaaagatattttcaaactGGAAGGGAAACCAAGACCAAAGGCGATACGACGTCTGTTGCGAGCTTTTTGACCGACAGTGCCTTCATGGTCTACATGGTGtcatcatttatatttgtaaCATTTGGTCCGGTTGAACTATGGTTCGTTGTGGACGTCGCTGTTCTTAAAGGCTTTGGAGTCCAGTCGGGCGCAACTTTGCTCTCTCTTAACGGAATATTTGGATTTGCTGGCAGAATTATGTATgccgtatttttgaaattttattcaaatacacGACCGGAAATACACATGTGTTACGGATTTATCCTCTGGGCTGTAGCCCATATTGGCGTTATTGCCTCGCCAGTATACTGGGGAATGTTCTTGTCGATGATACTCCGAGGCTTATCAGCTAGTATAGTTATAGTATTTCTACCGTCTTTGCAACTGGAGCTTCGAGGGTCAGAAAGCTTTCCAACGACAGTTGCTGTAACTAATGTGATAATGGGTACAGGGGATATAATAGGTGGATATCTGGGTGGTTACAGCGTTGATGTAACAGGGTCgtataatctaatattttacaTAGCTGCCGTGGGTACTGTATACTGCGGAATCAGTATGCTTATTATTTATGTGATCTTCAAAAAGAGAAAACATCATTCCGGCCAGTATCAAAAACTGCCATGA
- the LOC128546135 gene encoding uncharacterized protein LOC128546135 isoform X1 — MPLVVEDNSDIEVYFTYASYERETEASFRLSGNKSRKNLSNSTLSNESVDGDTTNGGKMHAPRSHGVMVMAACMYMSMSSFGMSSALGVVYVELISAFQCLRSEAALVQGLYMGFTLGGGLFCRKVITKYDTGACVMAASIAAAIAMAFGSMAGDISTVIALVGVVTALFASVDILTSSIVINWTFVNNSKFALGILTLGSAIGQTAMPYIVDALVEAYSWSGCLLILSALAYLNSIPCGLIIHFSKRYFHTGGKADTKGDSTSVASFFTDSAFMVYMVSSFIFITFGPVELWFVVDVAVLKGFGVQSGATLLSLNGIFGFSGRIMSVIFLKFYPNTRPEIHMCYGFIIWAVAHLGVIASPVYWGMFLSMTLRGLSASVVIVFIPSLQLELRGSENFPTTVAISYMIMGIGDIVGGYLGGYSVDVTGSYNLIFYIAAVGTVYCGISMLIIYVIFKRRKRHSGQYQNLP, encoded by the exons ATGCCTTTAGTTGTTGAAGATAATAGTGACATCGAAGTGTATTTTACATATGCCAGCTACGAACGGGAAACCGAAGCTTCTTTTCGTCTATCAGGGAATAAATCGAGAAAAAATTTGTCAAATTCGACGCTTTCAAACGAGAGTGTTGATGGAGATACCACAAATGGAGGGAAGATGCACGCGCCAAGATCACATGGTGTAATGGTAATGGCGGCTTGTATGTATATGAGCATGTCGAGTTTTGGAATGTCTTCTGCTCTCGGGGTTGTTTATGTGGAGCTGATATCGGCATTCCAGTGTCTACGATCAGAGGCAGCACTTGTTCAGGGCTTGTACATGGGATTTACATTAG GTGGTGGACTTTTCTGCAGAAAGGTCATCACAAAGTATGACACTGGCGCATGCGTAATGGCAGCTTCCATCGCCGCTGCCATTGCAATGGCTTTTGGGAGTATGGCAGGTGACATTAGCACAGTTATTGCCCTTGTAGGAGTTGTCACGGCTTTATTTGCAAGTGTTGATATCCTCACTTCGTCAATAGTTATCAACTGGACATTTGTTAACAACAGTAAATTTGCCCTCGGTATTTTGACATTGGGCTCTGCCATTGGACAGACTGCTATGCCATACATTGTTGATGCTTTAGTCGAAGCATATTCATGGAGTGGATGTTTGCTAATTTTGAGTGCTCTTGCGTATCTAAACAGCATTCCATGTggattaattattcatttttccaAAAGATATTTTCATACAGGAGGGAAAGCCGACACTAAAGGCGATAGCACGTCTGTTGCGAGCTTTTTCACTGACAGTGCTTTCATGGTCTACATGGTGtcatcatttatatttataacatttgGTCCGGTTGAACTATGGTTCGTTGTGGACGTCGCTGTTCTTAAAGGCTTTGGGGTTCAGTCGGGCGCAACTTTGCTCTCTCTTAACGGAATATTTGGATTTTCCGGCAGAATTAtgtctgtcatatttttgaaattttatccaaATACTCGACCGGAAATACACATGTGTTACGGGTTTATCATTTGGGCTGTTGCCCACCTCGGTGTAATTGCCTCGCCAGTTTACTGGGGAATGTTCTTGTCGATGACACTCCGAGGCTTATCAGCCAGTGTAGTTATAGTATTTATACCATCTTTGCAACTGGAGCTTCGAGGGTCAGAAAACTTTCCAACGACAGTTGctatatcatatatgataatgGGTATAGGGGATATAGTAGGTGGATATCTGGGCGGGTACAGCGTTGATGTAACAGGGTCGTATAATCTAATATTCTACATAGCTGCCGTGGGTACTGTATACTGCGGAATCAGTATGCTTATTATTTATGTGATCTTCAAAAGGAGAAAACGTCATTCCGGCCAGTATCAAAATCTACCATGA